From the genome of Homalodisca vitripennis isolate AUS2020 chromosome 8, UT_GWSS_2.1, whole genome shotgun sequence, one region includes:
- the LOC124367869 gene encoding uncharacterized protein LOC124367869 yields MAVSKSVIVFLALVAVAAAAENSRVKKQVILGAYPYAAAVGAAVVPPAPRTGEDDGSWAPNKYDPVVVPVAAPIAPIAPVVPHPYAAALPVPLAYSPYAYGYPLVDDGSYWQGKYGPENIQALD; encoded by the exons ATGGCTGTCTCCAAGAGCGTG ATTGTGTTTCTGGCCCTCGTGGCAGTAGCTGCCGCTGCAGAGAATAGCCGTGTCAAGAAGCAAGTTATCTTAG gAGCGTATCCTTATGCCGCTGCCGTGGGAGCCGCTGTCGTGCCCCCTGCCCCCCGCACCGGTGAGGACGATGGTTCCTGGGCTCCCAACAAGTACGACCCCGTCGTAGTGCCCGTTGCTGCTCCCATCGCTCCCATCGCCCCTGTAGTCCCCCACCCTTACGCCGCCGCTCTCCCCGTCCCCCTCGCCTACTCCCCCTACGCCTACGGCTACCCCTTGGTTGATGACGGCAGCTACTGGCAGGGTAAATACGGCCCTGAGAACATCCAGGCTCTGGATTAA